The Chitinophagales bacterium genome has a window encoding:
- a CDS encoding dihydrofolate reductase → MKKWTLPVIAIMGAQMFMTACNNGGSEKPAEAKEFQVEAEQFADLKVLRYQVPGWEELSAQQKELAYYLYEAALCGRDIIYDQKSKYGIMLRKTLEAAYGSYKGDKNSEDWKKFEEYCGRFWFSNGNHHHYGNEKFVPACDAAYFAEVIKNSDASQLPLNEGETVEAFVERVTPIVYDMSIEPKVVDLRPDVDNVVMSSNNFYEGVTQKEVEDYYDQFDTKCDAPSWGLNSKVVKENGKVVEKVWKVDGMYSPAIEKIVYWLEKAVPVAENEQQKTALELLIAFYKTGDLRVFDAYSIAWANDTASRIDVVNGFIEVYLDAIGKKGSFESVVSLKDLEATKRINAIAQQAQWFEDHSPLMEEHKKKEVKGITAKAITAIVESGDAAPTTPIGVNLPNADWIRKNHGSKSVSLSNIIHAYNVAKSKGGFMDEFVDDETVKARIKEYGNLASDLHTDMHECIGHASGQINPGVETTDKTLKNYASCLEEARADLVGLYYAMDDKLVEIGVMPNKEVGMAEYYSYMMNGLMTQLTRLKLGDQIEEAHMRNRALNAYWVYEKGKADNVVEMVKKDGKTYVHVNDYDKLRELFGQLLREIQRIKSEGDYQAGKNLVETYGVKVNPELHAEVLERYAKLDAKPYSGFIQPRLVAKKNGDKIVDVTVEYPESFFGQMMEYGKNYGYLPVNN, encoded by the coding sequence ATGAAAAAATGGACTCTGCCCGTTATCGCTATAATGGGTGCGCAAATGTTTATGACAGCATGTAATAATGGTGGCAGTGAAAAACCTGCAGAGGCAAAAGAATTCCAGGTGGAGGCAGAACAATTTGCCGATCTTAAAGTGTTACGCTACCAGGTGCCCGGTTGGGAAGAGCTGAGCGCGCAACAGAAAGAGCTTGCGTACTACCTGTACGAAGCGGCACTGTGCGGACGTGATATAATATACGACCAGAAAAGTAAGTATGGCATCATGCTGCGCAAAACACTGGAAGCAGCTTACGGTTCTTATAAAGGAGATAAGAACAGTGAAGACTGGAAGAAGTTCGAAGAGTATTGCGGACGTTTCTGGTTCAGTAATGGTAACCACCACCATTATGGTAATGAGAAATTCGTACCTGCATGTGACGCTGCATATTTTGCTGAAGTAATTAAGAACAGCGATGCATCGCAACTGCCACTGAACGAAGGTGAAACGGTTGAGGCTTTTGTAGAGCGTGTAACGCCTATCGTTTACGATATGAGCATCGAGCCGAAAGTGGTTGACCTGCGTCCTGATGTAGATAATGTCGTTATGTCTTCAAACAACTTCTACGAGGGTGTTACGCAGAAAGAGGTTGAAGATTACTATGATCAATTTGACACGAAATGTGATGCTCCGAGCTGGGGTTTGAACAGTAAGGTTGTGAAAGAAAATGGAAAGGTAGTTGAAAAAGTATGGAAAGTAGATGGTATGTATTCTCCGGCTATCGAGAAGATCGTATACTGGTTAGAGAAAGCGGTTCCTGTTGCAGAAAATGAACAACAAAAAACAGCGCTGGAACTACTTATAGCATTTTACAAGACAGGTGATTTGAGAGTTTTTGACGCATATAGCATTGCATGGGCTAACGATACAGCATCACGCATAGACGTAGTGAATGGTTTTATAGAGGTGTACCTGGATGCGATAGGCAAGAAGGGTAGCTTTGAAAGCGTAGTTTCTCTGAAAGACCTGGAAGCTACCAAGCGCATCAATGCTATCGCACAGCAGGCGCAGTGGTTCGAAGACCACTCTCCGCTGATGGAAGAGCACAAGAAAAAAGAAGTAAAAGGTATCACAGCAAAAGCTATCACTGCGATAGTGGAAAGTGGCGATGCGGCACCTACTACACCGATTGGTGTTAACCTGCCTAATGCTGACTGGATACGTAAGAACCACGGTTCTAAATCGGTATCACTGAGCAACATCATACACGCTTACAATGTAGCCAAATCAAAAGGTGGTTTCATGGATGAGTTTGTAGATGATGAAACAGTAAAAGCACGCATTAAAGAATATGGTAACCTGGCGTCTGACCTGCACACTGATATGCACGAGTGTATCGGCCACGCATCAGGACAGATCAATCCGGGTGTAGAGACTACGGATAAGACCCTGAAAAATTACGCGTCATGCCTGGAAGAAGCACGTGCCGACCTGGTAGGCTTGTATTATGCAATGGACGATAAACTGGTAGAAATTGGTGTTATGCCGAACAAAGAAGTAGGTATGGCTGAATACTACAGCTATATGATGAACGGCCTGATGACACAGCTGACACGCCTGAAGTTAGGCGACCAGATAGAAGAAGCGCACATGCGTAACCGCGCATTGAATGCATACTGGGTATACGAAAAAGGTAAGGCTGATAACGTAGTAGAAATGGTGAAGAAAGATGGTAAGACCTACGTACACGTAAATGATTATGATAAACTGCGTGAACTGTTCGGACAATTACTGCGCGAGATACAACGCATTAAATCAGAAGGTGATTACCAGGCAGGTAAGAACCTGGTAGAGACTTATGGTGTGAAGGTGAACCCTGAGCTGCATGCAGAAGTACTGGAGCGCTACGCGAAACTGGATGCAAAACCATACAGTGGTTTCATACAGCCAAGGCTCGTGGCTAAGAAAAACGGAGACAAGATCGTTGACGTAACGGTAGAATATCCTGAAAGCTTCTTTGGCCAGATGATGGAGTATGGTAAAAACTATGGTTACCTGCCGGTAAATAACTGA